The nucleotide sequence tcttaaGCCTAACATTTCATCAGTGATTTCAAAATCATTAACAGTATGTAAGTTCTGTTGTCtttgttaatgaaaattttacaaaaagtttatagtaaacattgtttatataaacatttcaaaagatGACATTGTTAAATTGTatctgaaattaaattattttctgttctttATGCCGTAAGTATTTCATCAAGTTATTGAAACATAAGAGGTCTCTTGTGTTGTTTAACCACTTGTCTGTGTTAAATGCAGAATGTTATGGCACTGAGAATGATTCACATTTTTGAGAAGTCTAACATTTTCTTTTAGCAATTGAAAGATGAGATTGCTGAAGTTGCTGAGAAGATGGAAAGAATGGAAATAGATGATGAAGGGTAAGTTTTGTGTATCCAgacttttttataaaatgttaatacaataaATGTTCTATTGAAGAATGTTTAGTCAATGAAACTTTGAATTTCTTGATTTCCATAGGAAAGAATAACATGCATAGAATATTATATCCATCCTACAGATGGAAAGACAAGAGCTATGACATTGCAGTTTGAAGCAGGTAGTGCAACTGAACTGGAgagaagtttttatatttaagttttgatTTCAAGTGAAATATGATCTCTTTGATATTACCTCTTTCAGTGGTGATGTAACTGTTGCAGATACTTTAGATTCGTTGTAATaggtgaaattattattattagttctgGATCTTTTACTTCTTTACTACGTAAATGAATAAATGCATGTTCTTAATGCATAAATTGTCcccttaaataattaattaaaattgcaATTAAACCAATTAATGTCATAAAATAATCAGTTGGTGTTTCcagttattttttttcattattccaaCTATCTGGTTGTTGAAGTTACAACTGAATAGATTATTGTCACAacattaattaactaattaaaaaattACTGCTGTAAGCAGAATATTGTCATTATTGTATTTAATTCAAGTTTGTTCATTGATTGTTTTGTCGAGTTGTGACACTAATCATGTAATCGAAATCAAGGTTAATGATTGTTCcaactatttaaataattgaaatattaaaactgtgtttgtttattaagcacgaagctacacagtAGAATGTTTTCTATTCTCTTTGtatatcaaaacctgatttgtagcattgtaaattttattttgtttattcaactCATGTGAAAATAGTAATTCTTTTTTAAAGCCATTCCATGAGAACAACTGattcattattcaaataaataaccaACTAACAAAAAGCAACTCTAATGACAACAATATAGTTTGTATAACTCTTTCTTAACATCTCTCATCAGAGCAGATAGTGACATTCCTTGGCGAACACCAGAAGACAGAAGGATCATGTTGACCTTGTCTGTTATAGCATGtagaacaggggttcccaaccttttggtactcgcgaccccttacctaaaagtttgaaacccatttgaccccctacttagggcttactatcagcagcttaatttttattttattttctgtgaaggagagggaaagaaacatctaaaaaaaaatatttaaaaattctgtaattatttattagcaaattaaatcacattggtccaacctgaattcacaaaaagaacatctcttaaaataatattaacataagtttgaacagctatccaacccagctagtaagatgcctgatgttgcatttcagcagcaagctttgaaatttgtggccgagcgtttgttagagccagtctcatgtcatctccaacatccaatttgttcctattctttgtttttatattgataagagtggaaaatcctgcctcacataagtaggtagaagcaaatggaacaaggacacacaaagctatcatgctgactttagagtatgactgatacatagcgcaccagaactgagtcacggatttcaccttgaagagatcacgagctgaagagtcattccttagatccagaaattcatcttggatatcatctgggatgctggatacatcaagttcagtacaaaatgggttccttaccagggcctcctgttcctgtgatagctcagggaagtaacgctcgacttccttttctagagactgaagatgttcggtaatctcatccttgaggaactgatccagttggatctgagactcatccgtcactccacaaagtttttcaagcatagcgatgtttccaagattggttttccgacgccagttctgcagtttggaaacaaaggccgaagactatcttgaaaaggagaacatgtgtttcccttccttgaagcttcaaattgagcttgttcagctggtcaaaatgtcggctaggtgcgcaacccttttattccatgcttcatcttcaagtgagctacaagatctttcctttcttgagtctccaggaatagctttatttcatctttcatttcaaagacacgattaataacgtttcctttcgacaaccaacgtactgctgtgtagaagagaaggacttcgtggtcagcattcatgtctttgcatagttctttgaataggcgagtgttgagtgcttgagtcttcacataatttacaattttgattacagattcaagcacttcctgcagagaagcagggagagtcttactggcgagagcatattggtgaatcatgcagtggatgccctttgcttgaggtgctagcttcttcactctcgactggaatcctgatttcgatcccagcatagccggtgccccatccgtacaaaccccacacacgttttcccattgaagatcttcgtcttgaaaaaaagttgaaactttttctatgacatcatcagcttttgttgtggtttcaagtgcactgcagaataagaattcgtctttgatttcacctgaattaatgtatctcacgaagacaagcaactgagaacatgaacttacatctgttgactcgtcgagctgaaaggagaacaaaggggaacccttgatttccgtcaaaacctgttccttcacatccatagacattttagaaatgcacctctgtatagtattatttgacaggaatacttgctgcatcttctttgcactggcttctccaagaacaagatttactgctttcatcatgcagagtttaagaagtgtttctccaatcgtgtgaggctttttttgtttagcaatttcgaatgcaacctcatatgaagcttccactacagctgcactctgctgctgaaacgacccacttctatcgattatttggcttttaagacaccgttcatgccgtttgaagaaatccaaacccttctttgcgtgttctggatgtttcatctcgagatgacgcttgagttttgatggtttcattgactctgcactcaggacagcatggcacaaaacacactgtggtttctcgatgccgtcgttggcgagcacagtggtgaagccaatgttgaggtagcattctgagtatctgcgccgtttagccatggacacaactcacctctactgcttacttatctccttgttaaaataaaataaaaatgttgaataatgaatgctttggcaactgtagatcttacactgactacttgtgggggggtgcaggtagagtaatgatggggtaagtattgggagggaagggagtgtggccagtcgcgcgattcatcatccaccaatcagcaacggacatgtgattCACGTGTCGACAGCAagcacacacacttaatcacagctaaacagacacacaagcatacgtacatgcgcgtgcactcacatactcgctattcactagtacatacatacatacatacagttgcagacacatacacattcacacaggcacgcatacatacatccataatatcacctaatgacattgaactaacgtagcacacgttttgctttgtaccaaaacaaaaaaaatgtaagagcatgaaaatgtgattgatgaaataaaattaatgttatcccaagctacttctaacaaggcttcgAGACcccccaccggttgggaacccctgatgtAGAATAACTtcacagtaatataaaaatatgggtTTTTAATCACTTGTAGTAAGACTCAAGGTTAAGttgtattttggttttttttttactagtattttattgtagtacatatcataatgtttttaacatattttattggaTTACAGAAAAATTCCCACAAGGGAGAAAGTGTTATCCATtggaaaaaagaaatttaatatggATCCTAAAAAGGTAAACATACCATTGATGATTCTGAAACCATATTGCAGTTAGTGTGGATATTGAGAACCTGATTTTAGACATTTTAGATCAGTTAGTTGACTGTAATACAGTGTAGATTATTAATTGATGTAGTATATTAAATAGCTGAACTGATTGTGTTACAGTCGAGTGTATTGAATGGCATAATATACTAAGTAGTCAAGCCAACAGTGTCACagtatagaatatttattattgtaatatagagagttgttgaatatattttttcttatagctgCAGTTACTTTCCTCTGTGTAAGTTTTGTTttctcagttgttgtttttttacaggattttattgtgttaatatttttaaccatAGCCTCCAAATTCTAACAGTGTTTTAGGCTTACTTGTGTATTGATCTTTGAcctaaaaataatgaaacaaacataaaggaaacttttgaaataaattttatataattcaaGTAAAGAATACTTTTATTCGTTTAGTTGtctttttaattgaaatatagtttgtttttttgtgatggAATATACTTATCTCTTTAAATTACAGATTTCCTGTCTTTGAGCATGTACAAAATTAACTAAGTCTTGTAGTAGAAactaattgtattttttaaaataataagtaatttatcaGAAATGCTTACTGTGATTACATTATGTCTTTAAACGTTTTCACTGAAAAGATGCATAGTGGACTGGTATAACATTACAAAGTGAGAATGTTTTTGTGTTCTGATATACTGTATAATCCTTTTAGCTTTTTCTTTTCTCAAATTTTCTACAAGGGAATAGAGTATCTGATAGACCACAATCAGCTTGAAAACACCTTTCAGGATGTAGCACAGTTTCTGTACAAAGAAGAAGGTCTGAACAAAACTGCCATAGGAGATTACTTAGGGGAAAGGTGGGTATTGTTatactattgttgttgttgttgtttttttctgtatatgtGTCTGTTGAAACAATAGCTTTACAACCTTTACCTGTTAAAAGCATCaacttataaactgttttttcaaGAAGTACTTTgaactatgtttttattcttgtttttagaATATGTAATTAGAAATTCGTTTCAGTAAACTTTTGTATTAAACCACCTGGTGTTACTTGGCGATTTTAATCTCTTTCGTTTTTTTGAACTACAACTGTAATTATCTTTAAGATCAAGTTTGcttgtaataattagtatttaagAGATATGTTCTACTCTCAACATTTCATTCTAGCTAACAAGACTCCAAGTCTTCTGAATCAAGcatttcttaataatattttgttagaaacatttatttctctCCCAAGGAATGACTTCAACATGGAAGTACTTGACTCCTTTGTGTCACTTCATGACTTCACAGATTTAATCCTGGTGCAGGCACTCAGGTAGTGTAATATCACAAGTACAACTTTTCTTGTATTTAgaattttcctttttaataaaaaagaatttttggGTGGGAGTATTGCACTAGTTGATATATTTGAAATCTAAAATCAAGCAATAGGGTTAGTATTTTATTCTGTGGTTACAGCCTGTTACAAAATTAGAATTAATGCGGACAGTAAAAGGTATGTTTAAGGTTTTATAGAAGTTGCGTTATTTGTGATGAGTAATCAAGAAAACTTTCACATGTTTCTGTGTTTAAGCTTTAGTAATTGTACGTAAAAGAAATTTAACAATAAGTTTTTACTAAAACTCGCACTAAATGTTATGATTTAATGGAAGAAGAAGTTATGTGTAATATTGTTTACTGAGTAGTCCTGGTTAATTGGGGAAGAATGGACTTGAAAAATTGTTTGTGTAACTTTACACTATTGTCAAATTAGGAAGTTTAACAAAAAGTTGTGAAAACAACAACGTGGTCTAATGAATTACTCGTCTCATTTCTGTCAGTTATACAAAAAGAACCTCTAACAGGTGTGTTGGAAATGTTGAGATAGTAATACCTTTTATTACATGCATAagaaatatctttgttttgttttcaggcaGTTCTTATGGAGCTTTCGTCTGCCAGGAGAAGCTCAGAAAATTGATAGGATGATGGAAAAATTCGCTCAGCGTTATTGTCAGTTGAATCCTGAGGTTTTTAGTAACACTGGTCagtatatttatcatatatatttattattttatatagtaaaCACCACCACACCCTCTAGCAGCATGTCTTTAGATTTGTAccattaaaaaccaggtttcactatcgtggtgggcagagcacagttgttttttttgtgtagctttgtgcttaataacaaacaacaatgtagtAAACAAGGTTAAAGGTTTACAAGTGGAAACAACCTCGCATACTAACTTTGTATAAGTAGGTGATAAGCAGCTGTAATGTTAAAACTTCAAATTATGATGTAACATTTAAGGAGAACAAAGGGCCTTGTTGGTTCATGAGACTGTCCtttcaactaaatatttcaaaaccaGCCCTTACTATTTCAGTATTTGTAATgctgttctttcattttatccCTTTGTGAACCAGTTTGGTGTTTTTCACTTGTAGTCACCACCCTTTATTGTTTCCAGTCAGTAGGGAACATGTCTATCatgaatatgtaaaaaacaattaGTGAAATAATTTGAGTATGAAATAGATTTAAAGATAAAGGTACTTACAGCAAAAATTGTACTGTTTCTCATACTTACACTGTTTATTGTagtatatttttctaatattggGCATGAATTTCCCATTGAAAATGTAACATCGTACGATAtcttagtatttaaaaaaaattgaaaaggttAGCAAAAACTTAAAACAGACAGTTAACTGTAAATCTGAGAAATGTATCGTAAAGTTTTGTTGTCACTATGATTTCCTTATAACTAGCtgttttaaatgaataattaGCTTTGGCATAAATTAACCCAAGTAGCTTTTATGCAGTTCATAAGTTTAAAAGATctgttatttaaaactacaaactctttattaacactttcactttCTCCCTCATATATGAGTGACATGGTTTTACAGTAACATACTGTATCAATCACATACGAGTGATGCATAGTAAGTAAAATCTGTGTTACACAAATGTGATTCATAGTACTTTTATGTTTGTAAGGGACTATTTGAATCTGGTTCATAAGACTTGTTTTCAAGTTTTTgtcacagttttaaaataaagtttaagcaGAAAGATATTTACTTGTATACATGtgtattatatgtatacatataaaacaaacatatgaatTGTAAATCCTTGtcaaaaactgttttgtttctcaacttagttatttattacaaaaataaaatatacttcttgTTAGAAGGAAAACAGTGTGAGTGATATGGTCCTGAAGTAAATGGACTTTGATACAGGTCCACGtcactaatttttttaaattaacaaaatgcATGTTAATAATCCTAAATCTAGCAGAAAGTTAccattctgtatttaaaaaaaaaaaaaaaatggccaAAGCAAAATTCCACAAATTTGCACTCTTAAAGAAAGTTTCTCTTTTCAGTTATCACTCATCACTAAAATTATCAACTTCTCCCTTTTGTCATTAATGTAATTGATTCCAAAATCTTGGTGTTTTCATTTGATCATTATTACATTCAGTATACCAtgtttatacttatatttaagcCTTTCTCTATAACACTTTTTAATGACAATGGTATTTATTAAACACTTTACCATATTTCCATTATGTTACCCTATACATTTGTTCTTTCTAAATGTCCAATTGAATACGAAAATGTGATGAATGCTTGTGTTCTTTTTTGTAGTTTGAATATTATGAACtttttataagattttataaCTATTTATGGAACCTAACCAAATTCTGAATCATctgtaataaaactgtttttggtattactgtgtttttagtatttattttctaCCAGATGAATCAGTTACCAAAGTCACTTATACCATAAATAAGAATTAGGTTCCTTTCTGCTACAGATCTACAGGGCCTTATATTTGAGAGGAAAATGTTTggtggtttatttgtttaatacatCATCAGagcttttttttcttcagatacttatcatttttatttgtaacttatAATTTTATGATCTGTTGTGGAACCTTTTATCAATTATAAAGTAAAAGTGAAAGCTTGTTcctgtaattttgaatttattttttcctttagatACATGTTATGTTCTTTCATTTGCTGTTATCATGTTAAATACTTCGCTACACAATCCTAGTGTCAAGGATAAGCCATCTGTTGAGCAGTTTATCAACATGAACAGAGGGATCAACAATGGTGGTGATTTACCAAGGGAGTTATTGGTGGTAAGTAGCTTAAATGCCCTCTAACTTGTGGATAATGACTTTAAAAACGTTTACTTTATTGTAGAGTAGATTAATTGATGTTCAAATGACAGCCAGCTGGTTAAGCCTAGTGGTAAAGCTTGATTAAGTTTAAAGAGTAATTAATGCGAAATTTAAGATATTGTATAGTTTGAACTAACTTTAGTAGtttgtgaaaacaaattattatgtaaGCTAAATTTTCATTGCTAATTATAGAATTTTTTCATGCAGTTAAACATAGGAACAACAAAGTTAGgcttaatttctttattaaaataaacattttcttgcaTATCTAAATTGTTTTTAGCTATGAGATTGTATACAACATgcacagaaaataacatttttcaaaagtGCCAAGGCtaacagttaaaaaatatttatctccaGAGTTTGTACAATAGCATCAAACAAGAACCCTTTAAGATTCCAGAAGATGATGGCAATGATTTAATGCACACATTCTTTAATCCTGACAGAGAAGGTTGGCTTTGGAAACAAGGTAACAGAACTACTGTGAGCCaatttgtttacaataattacaTTATAGTTTTAGGGTTAAGAATTGAATGTATTCTGAGGTGAGAGAGATAATACATTGCAGCTGGGAGGAGATATTTAGTGTGGGTACTTCTTGGATCAGAAATTGTTAGATTATATTAACGTAATTTTATAAATACTCCTTCCTATCTTGTTTGCTTGTGAAACGTACTACTGATGTCACACTTGTttgacttttgttgttgtttaagatTTAATTACTTTCTTTTAACGTGATGTTTTTAATGTCACTTAAATGTCATTTTTTCagctttaaaagtaattttttctctGAATGTTTTCACACTGGCAGGTGGACGATACAAAAGCTGGAAAAGAAGATGGTTTATATTGAATGACAATTGTCTGTACTACTTTGAATATACTACCGTAAGTATGTTTGATTGAAATTTAGGTATAATGTAAAGTGTTTATTAATTCAAGTGTTTGAGGGTGGATTATGGTTTTTAAAGAAAAGCTTAGATTTGTCAAACTAAAAGTAGAAAAATAGTGCTTGGTTAAAGTTTTGCTATAGtgtgttatatacatatacagtggtacctcggttctcaaacAACTCCCTTTTTGAACAATTCgattttcgaacatattgtttgagaaaaaaatgtctcggttgtcaaacataaactcggttcccaaACCAAGCTGTCTTGGCCcaaacccccgaaataacccgactgttGACctgaacgacccttcgaccattttcggcccatgccaagcttgcccaaaacattttacctgcacctgtcgctcagtccacacccccgctaaaatctgctgtaaacattctcttttttttgttgttgttttttaaatattctgattaaataagccaccatggggtcaaagaaggataatgaaagcagcaagccaaaaagaaaagttgttagagccacaatagaggtaaaaaaagatctcatagcgaagtatgagagtgttGTTCACATGTCTgatcttgctacacagtttggtatggcgaagtctacagtctgcaccatactgaaaaatagagGTCATCAAAGGAACTGATATTGCAAAAGGAGTGACcatgcttacgaaacaaagatcaccaACAATGGAAgaagtagaaaaactgttgttgatttgggtaaacaaaaaacagttaactggtgatagcatttctgagaccatcatttgtgagaaagcaaagcaattgcatcagtgatgttgagaaaacccacttgtagagaaatatgtatgcaaaaacggcttgtttgggttgagaaaatattttacctagaaggttgaaatgttgttcactcttctaagtaagatattttcccaacccaaacgagccgtttttgcatacataaagcagttgcatgctgacctcctgaaaaacacctctggaacgagtgctgatacaattggtgcctttaaggctagtagggggtggtttgaaaaatttagggagagaagtggcatacatagtgtggtgagacatggggagggtgccagttctaacaaagatgctgctgataaatttgttagggaatttaaggactatgtagtaGCTAAGGGTTTTATTCTCCagcaagtgttcaactgtgatgaaaaaggcctcttttggaagaaaatgccaaagaggacctacaccaaggaggagaagtcactgctaggacacaagccaatgaaggacaggctaactctattgttatgtagtaatacaagtggggacttaaaacttaagcctttgcttgtgtaccattctgagaattcgagggtttttaataaaaataatgtcctgaaaagtaaactaaatgtcacgtggagggctaatagtaaagcatgggtaaccaggtaATTTGTAATGGAGTGgatccatgaagtgtttgccccaagtgtaaagaattacctcacggaaataCAGTTgtcactcaaggcccttcttgtaatggacaatgcacctgctcacccaccaggcttggaggacgggttagtggaggagtacagtttcattacggtgatgCTCTTGCCCACTAACACAACTCCTCTCATTCAGctcatggaccagcaggtcatattgATCTTTAAAAAAccctacaccaaagcactgtttcaaaggtgctttgaagtgacctctgacacagagttaaccctcagagagttctgaaaaaaatcactttaatatcctccattgcttgaggatcatagacaaagcctgaagagaagtgtctttgaggaccatgaactcagcttggaagaaattgtggccagactcagtagcagatagagactttgaaggctttgaggctgagcctgttgttgaggatattgtctcacaaggcaagtgtatgggcttgaatgtgagtggtgatgatgtggaggagctGGTGGAAGACCACatcactgagctcaccacggaagaacttcAAGACCTACAGAAGGAGTAGCAACACAAGGCAACTGAGGAaatgtcttcagatgaggaggaggaaagggaggatgttcctagttcactagtcaaggaaatgtgtggaaaatgtggagagttacaaagttttgtggaaacttttcaccctgacaaagctgtagcaaactgcagcataaacctttttaatgacaatgtcatgtcttacttcagaaacattttaaaatgcaggcagaaacaaacctcattagacatgTTTTTAGtaagaaataggtccagtgagtctcaagcaggttgtagtggtgcaaagagacataaaagagaaagaaccccaggaGGAGAGTTACCTAATGTTTTTGTGGAAGGTGACTcctcttccaaacaataataaccctcctactctccacgttcctcaccacctttcacttacgccatcagctcttcttagcacaggtaaagtgcagttaaattttcatttattgtttttttattgtgtttatactttttgtggttgactttatacatgtaagtattattatacaggtataaataagcaatatttttacttaaaatgctttataatgcgtaatttttggaggtctgtaatgaattaatttacagtatttcttatgggaaaaattgattcggtatTCGAACAAATCGGTTTTTAAACAGCCTTCTAGAATGGATTAAGTTCAAGAACCGAGGTgccactgtatatatattttttctctctttgaaCAAAATGAATTACGGTTTTAAAAGGGATCATAGAACGCATAATAAGGTTAATCTAGGCACCTCTACCTAGCTTGCCATATATGTACTTAGACTAAGTTGTACAGATTAAACTAAATATGCCAAACATGTTTTCATATACCCTAAACTTTAGTATGCTTCTGTTGTAAACTTTGAAATATCTAATGACTTTTAACACTTTCCACTTTGATATTATGAATGGATTAAACAAATCCAtcattatgtgtgtttttgtttttaacttaatcATTTTAAGATAGAATTTATCTTTCTTGAATAGGATAAAGAGCCACGGGGAATAATCCCACTGGAGAACGTACAAGTTCATGAAGTCCAAGACCGAAGCAAGACCAATTGTTTTGAACTATACTCTACAGGATGTGAGGTGATTAAAGCATGTAAAACAGACTTTGAGGGTAAGGTTGTCGAAGGGAAACACACGGTCTATCGTATGTCTGCTTcaacagtggaggaaatgaaaGAATGGATCAAGTGTATAAggtactttttataaatatttataaatgaaacattttattaactacaaataaagacaTAAAAACGTCGACCTGAAATTGAGAAACATACGAGACATTGAAGTCACATAATGTGTCTATAAGCTAGAGGCAGTAAACCTGTATCACATTAGTTGTTTCAGCTTATTCTACTTttgatattaatgtaaaaaatctTATTATAGTTTTGCTATTCTGAATGTTGATGGAGAGGTTTAGAAGTTATGTCCTGTAAtaactgaaattttataaaagtttttcttcACGTTCAAGAAGTTGTACTGGAACAACTTTAGAACTTGTTTGTAGTCCTAACATAATAGAAACTTT is from Tachypleus tridentatus isolate NWPU-2018 chromosome 2, ASM421037v1, whole genome shotgun sequence and encodes:
- the LOC143244450 gene encoding cytohesin-1-like isoform X3; translated protein: MMKEKFPQGRKCYPLEKRNLIWILKSFFFSQIFYKGIEYLIDHNQLENTFQDVAQFLYKEEGLNKTAIGDYLGERNDFNMEVLDSFVSLHDFTDLILVQALRQFLWSFRLPGEAQKIDRMMEKFAQRYCQLNPEVFSNTDTCYVLSFAVIMLNTSLHNPSVKDKPSVEQFINMNRGINNGGDLPRELLVSLYNSIKQEPFKIPEDDGNDLMHTFFNPDREGWLWKQGGRYKSWKRRWFILNDNCLYYFEYTTDKEPRGIIPLENVQVHEVQDRSKTNCFELYSTGCEVIKACKTDFEGKVVEGKHTVYRMSASTVEEMKEWIKCIRQSISHNPFYDMLAARKKKAQHLK
- the LOC143244450 gene encoding cytohesin-1-like isoform X1, yielding MGIQPEVVSDLTPEERQLLTEIRRRKAELILEIQQLKDEIAEVAEKMERMEIDDEGKIPTREKVLSIGKKKFNMDPKKGIEYLIDHNQLENTFQDVAQFLYKEEGLNKTAIGDYLGERNDFNMEVLDSFVSLHDFTDLILVQALRQFLWSFRLPGEAQKIDRMMEKFAQRYCQLNPEVFSNTDTCYVLSFAVIMLNTSLHNPSVKDKPSVEQFINMNRGINNGGDLPRELLVSLYNSIKQEPFKIPEDDGNDLMHTFFNPDREGWLWKQGGRYKSWKRRWFILNDNCLYYFEYTTDKEPRGIIPLENVQVHEVQDRSKTNCFELYSTGCEVIKACKTDFEGKVVEGKHTVYRMSASTVEEMKEWIKCIRQSISHNPFYDMLAARKKKAQHLK
- the LOC143244450 gene encoding cytohesin-1-like isoform X4, which encodes MERMEIDDEGKIPTREKVLSIGKKKFNMDPKKGIEYLIDHNQLENTFQDVAQFLYKEEGLNKTAIGDYLGERNDFNMEVLDSFVSLHDFTDLILVQALRQFLWSFRLPGEAQKIDRMMEKFAQRYCQLNPEVFSNTDTCYVLSFAVIMLNTSLHNPSVKDKPSVEQFINMNRGINNGGDLPRELLVSLYNSIKQEPFKIPEDDGNDLMHTFFNPDREGWLWKQGGRYKSWKRRWFILNDNCLYYFEYTTDKEPRGIIPLENVQVHEVQDRSKTNCFELYSTGCEVIKACKTDFEGKVVEGKHTVYRMSASTVEEMKEWIKCIRQSISHNPFYDMLAARKKKAQHLK
- the LOC143244450 gene encoding cytohesin-1-like isoform X2; this translates as MEEDLTPEERQLLTEIRRRKAELILEIQQLKDEIAEVAEKMERMEIDDEGKIPTREKVLSIGKKKFNMDPKKGIEYLIDHNQLENTFQDVAQFLYKEEGLNKTAIGDYLGERNDFNMEVLDSFVSLHDFTDLILVQALRQFLWSFRLPGEAQKIDRMMEKFAQRYCQLNPEVFSNTDTCYVLSFAVIMLNTSLHNPSVKDKPSVEQFINMNRGINNGGDLPRELLVSLYNSIKQEPFKIPEDDGNDLMHTFFNPDREGWLWKQGGRYKSWKRRWFILNDNCLYYFEYTTDKEPRGIIPLENVQVHEVQDRSKTNCFELYSTGCEVIKACKTDFEGKVVEGKHTVYRMSASTVEEMKEWIKCIRQSISHNPFYDMLAARKKKAQHLK